A section of the Alkalicoccobacillus plakortidis genome encodes:
- the ptsG gene encoding glucose-specific PTS transporter subunit IIBC — protein MSNIFNFEFFQRIGKTFMVVISLLPAAGLLLGIGTTLQSQYFIEYFPFLAGDGWQTVGSLMRAAGSAIFSNLGILFAIGIAGSWTGGKAAAGLSAFVGYLIMHTVIGVLVGATPDNVSNPGFTTELGIPTLQVGVFGGIIMGFVAAALYQKFHDFQLPEVLSFFGGSRFVPIVTAGASILLGVFFSFVWPFVQDSIFWVGNQLVGENTPPFYLFIYGLVERALIPFGLHHIFYIPIRFSEIGGTYTTLAGQLVSGDTAMYMAQLADRQMDSSVEITAGRFMTGKYPFVLFGIQAIALAMYHAAKPENKKAVGGLLFTAAATAFLTGITEPLEFTFLFAAPFLYVFHCLMAGLSFMLMYMFDVHVGYAGGAGFIDFTLFGILPGVGEPWWLVIIVGLIMAVVYYVVFRFAIAKWNLMTPGRGDSSSNKLTSKDEYKNRNNQSTGEQTQAEGVLAALGGEQNIKHIDACITRLRVSVHDKSAVNHDSLKDLGARGVLEVGNGIQAIYGPKAEILKNQINDIIEK, from the coding sequence ATGAGCAACATCTTTAACTTTGAGTTTTTCCAACGAATTGGTAAAACCTTTATGGTAGTGATTTCCCTTTTACCGGCTGCAGGTTTACTTCTTGGAATTGGGACCACTCTGCAATCTCAATATTTTATCGAATATTTTCCCTTCTTAGCAGGTGACGGTTGGCAAACGGTCGGCTCGTTAATGAGAGCAGCAGGTAGTGCCATATTCTCCAACCTTGGAATTTTGTTTGCTATCGGGATAGCAGGTAGCTGGACTGGCGGCAAGGCAGCAGCTGGATTATCTGCGTTTGTTGGCTACTTAATCATGCACACGGTCATTGGTGTTCTTGTTGGGGCCACTCCTGATAATGTCTCAAATCCTGGATTTACAACTGAACTTGGCATCCCTACTCTTCAAGTTGGTGTATTTGGTGGAATCATCATGGGCTTTGTGGCAGCAGCTTTATACCAAAAATTCCATGACTTCCAACTACCCGAAGTACTTTCGTTTTTTGGAGGATCACGTTTTGTGCCAATTGTTACAGCAGGAGCTTCCATTTTATTAGGTGTATTCTTCAGTTTTGTATGGCCGTTTGTCCAAGATTCTATTTTCTGGGTGGGTAATCAGTTAGTTGGTGAAAATACGCCCCCGTTTTACTTATTTATTTATGGTTTAGTGGAAAGAGCATTAATTCCTTTTGGTCTACATCATATCTTTTATATTCCGATTCGTTTTTCAGAAATTGGCGGTACGTATACGACTCTCGCCGGTCAGCTTGTTTCAGGTGACACTGCGATGTATATGGCTCAGCTAGCAGATCGTCAAATGGACTCATCTGTTGAAATAACAGCCGGTCGCTTTATGACTGGTAAATATCCATTTGTCTTATTTGGTATCCAAGCGATTGCTCTTGCTATGTACCATGCTGCGAAACCAGAAAACAAAAAAGCGGTAGGTGGCCTTCTTTTTACAGCCGCAGCAACTGCCTTTTTAACTGGAATCACCGAACCACTTGAATTTACCTTTTTGTTTGCTGCACCATTTTTATATGTCTTTCATTGCTTGATGGCAGGGCTCTCATTCATGTTAATGTATATGTTTGATGTTCACGTTGGTTATGCGGGAGGCGCAGGTTTTATAGACTTCACCCTCTTTGGTATCCTCCCTGGTGTTGGTGAACCTTGGTGGCTTGTCATAATTGTAGGATTAATCATGGCAGTTGTGTATTATGTTGTGTTCCGTTTCGCCATTGCCAAATGGAATCTTATGACTCCTGGACGCGGTGATTCAAGTTCAAATAAATTAACTTCTAAAGATGAATACAAAAACAGAAATAATCAAAGCACCGGTGAACAGACGCAGGCTGAAGGTGTGTTGGCTGCACTAGGTGGAGAGCAAAACATCAAACATATTGATGCTTGCATTACCCGACTACGAGTAAGTGTTCATGATAAATCAGCTGTGAATCATGACAGCTTAAAAGACCTAGGTGCTCGTGGGGTCCTTGAAGTTGGAAATGGGATCCAAGCCATTTATGGACCTAAAGCAGAAATTCTTAAGAATCAAATTAATGATATTATTGAAAAGTAA
- a CDS encoding YhcN/YlaJ family sporulation lipoprotein, whose amino-acid sequence MKKLTLTVTTAVLLSTGLLGACGNTDDSGVNTQNMNRTNRTHMNSEGPVTDMMTPDDGYAGMRGNNYGTSYRGGTRGQNNSMNQGLKMDGTSVKRSSYENKNHMTGLSRGVTGNDRVGMIDENGMIYRGATRMETGNGKKLPRDSRFGVESRDGMKKHGAQSQMNYADDYDGETVEKVRSHVAGMDGVKDARVMSYDNQVVIAVMHDDNHKGDLTQDIENGVKDLTNGKDIRVLTDSEAFNRVQEADDKLRNGEAFDNVRDTVNDMMKDLGDAAKRPFEGMRR is encoded by the coding sequence ATGAAAAAACTAACACTCACTGTTACGACTGCTGTTCTTTTATCAACTGGATTATTGGGTGCGTGTGGAAATACTGACGATTCAGGTGTGAACACACAAAACATGAACCGTACAAACCGCACTCATATGAATTCAGAGGGACCTGTAACTGACATGATGACTCCGGATGATGGTTATGCCGGAATGCGTGGTAACAATTATGGGACGAGCTATCGAGGTGGCACTCGTGGTCAAAATAACTCAATGAATCAAGGCTTAAAAATGGATGGCACAAGTGTCAAACGTTCAAGCTATGAGAACAAAAACCACATGACAGGCCTATCTCGTGGTGTAACTGGTAATGACCGTGTCGGAATGATTGACGAAAACGGGATGATTTACCGTGGTGCTACTCGTATGGAAACAGGCAATGGCAAAAAACTGCCTAGAGATAGCCGTTTTGGTGTCGAGAGTCGTGATGGTATGAAAAAACATGGCGCTCAATCTCAAATGAATTATGCGGATGACTACGATGGCGAGACCGTCGAAAAAGTTCGTTCTCATGTAGCGGGGATGGATGGCGTCAAAGATGCACGAGTAATGTCTTATGATAACCAAGTTGTTATTGCAGTCATGCATGATGACAATCATAAGGGCGATCTTACTCAGGATATCGAAAACGGAGTCAAAGATCTGACTAACGGAAAAGATATCCGTGTCTTAACGGATTCAGAAGCATTTAACCGTGTACAAGAAGCAGATGATAAACTGCGAAACGGCGAAGCTTTTGATAACGTACGTGATACTGTCAACGACATGATGAAGGATTTAGGCGATGCAGCTAAACGTCCTTTTGAAGGAATGCGTAGATAA
- the safA gene encoding SafA/ExsA family spore coat assembly protein, with amino-acid sequence MKIHIVQKGDTLWKLSKAYGVDFNELIKANSQLANPDMIMPGMKIKIPSGSVAVKKEEGQAKDYSKETVKPKESKKEQVKTEMKPKKEAIKPTAAPKAPPVMMPHKPTKEAQKNNYQANMNVYMQQKPTNAPPPPKKTPTATEQAQAPAKKPNQPKPTAEQGAMKPNQSKQATQQAANQPNQSKPTAQKGANAPNQAWPTAQQGAMSPNQGWPTAQQGAMSPNQGWPTAQQGAMSPNQGWPTAQQGAMSPNQGWPTAQQGAMSPNQGWPTAQQGAMSPNQGWPTAQQGAMSPNQGWPTAEQGANYPNQGWPTAEQGANYPNQGWPTAEQGANYPNQGWPTAEQGANYPNQGWPTAEQGTNHQWGQPCYMPVSPMMPGCAPCPPPRPHQQHHHHGHQGHWGPQWPMYGGQPQPYSNGNGYQEYQQPQEYAYAPTEPMMMNQQGQMIPMPRYQQPEHINQYSEQDDYED; translated from the coding sequence GTGAAAATTCATATTGTCCAAAAAGGAGATACACTTTGGAAATTATCTAAAGCCTATGGTGTTGATTTTAATGAGTTAATAAAAGCCAATTCTCAACTAGCGAATCCTGATATGATTATGCCCGGAATGAAAATCAAAATTCCATCAGGTAGTGTGGCTGTAAAAAAAGAAGAAGGTCAAGCGAAGGATTATTCAAAAGAAACGGTAAAACCTAAGGAAAGCAAAAAAGAGCAAGTTAAAACAGAGATGAAGCCGAAAAAAGAAGCGATTAAACCAACAGCAGCACCAAAAGCACCACCAGTGATGATGCCACATAAGCCTACAAAAGAAGCACAAAAGAATAATTATCAAGCAAACATGAATGTTTACATGCAACAAAAACCAACAAATGCACCGCCACCACCTAAAAAAACACCTACAGCTACAGAACAGGCTCAAGCACCAGCAAAAAAACCTAATCAACCTAAGCCTACTGCCGAGCAAGGTGCAATGAAGCCAAATCAATCTAAACAAGCGACGCAACAAGCGGCGAATCAACCAAACCAATCAAAGCCAACCGCACAAAAAGGAGCAAATGCACCAAATCAAGCATGGCCAACAGCACAACAGGGAGCGATGAGTCCGAACCAAGGGTGGCCAACAGCACAACAGGGAGCGATGAGTCCGAACCAAGGGTGGCCAACAGCGCAACAAGGAGCGATGAGTCCAAACCAAGGGTGGCCAACAGCACAACAGGGAGCAATGAGTCCAAACCAAGGGTGGCCAACAGCACAACAGGGAGCGATGAGTCCGAACCAAGGGTGGCCAACAGCACAACAGGGAGCGATGAGTCCGAACCAAGGGTGGCCAACAGCGCAACAAGGAGCAATGAGTCCAAATCAAGGGTGGCCAACCGCGGAACAAGGAGCAAATTATCCAAATCAAGGGTGGCCAACCGCGGAACAAGGAGCAAATTATCCAAATCAAGGGTGGCCAACCGCGGAACAAGGAGCAAATTATCCAAATCAAGGATGGCCAACCGCGGAACAAGGAGCAAATTATCCAAATCAAGGATGGCCAACAGCAGAACAAGGAACAAATCATCAGTGGGGTCAGCCTTGTTACATGCCAGTTAGTCCAATGATGCCTGGCTGTGCACCGTGTCCACCACCGAGACCGCATCAACAACATCATCATCATGGACATCAAGGACATTGGGGACCACAATGGCCGATGTATGGAGGGCAGCCGCAGCCTTATTCAAATGGAAATGGTTATCAAGAATATCAACAACCACAAGAATACGCATATGCACCAACTGAACCAATGATGATGAATCAGCAAGGTCAAATGATTCCGATGCCAAGGTATCAACAGCCAGAACACATCAATCAATATAGTGAGCAAGATGATTACGAGGATTGA
- a CDS encoding transcription repressor NadR, producing the protein MTKGDKLVGDQRRAAILDWLTEQAAPITGSELARRSNVSRQIIVQDISILKAKNHEIFATSQGYMLLPKPKTSKITQLLACKHDLTQTKNELYIMVDNGLVVRDVIVEHSLYGELTASLMIKTRADADLFYNQISQSGAQLLSTLTEGVHLHTVEADQLSQIQKVSELLRNEGILLEES; encoded by the coding sequence ATGACAAAAGGCGATAAATTAGTTGGCGATCAACGTCGGGCAGCCATTTTAGACTGGCTAACTGAACAAGCTGCTCCAATTACAGGAAGTGAATTAGCTCGGCGATCTAATGTTAGCAGACAGATCATCGTTCAGGATATCTCCATCTTAAAAGCAAAAAACCACGAAATTTTTGCTACTTCACAAGGCTATATGTTATTACCAAAGCCTAAAACTTCAAAAATCACTCAACTATTAGCTTGCAAACATGATCTTACTCAAACAAAAAATGAACTTTATATAATGGTTGATAATGGATTAGTGGTACGTGATGTTATCGTAGAACACTCCTTGTATGGAGAACTAACAGCTTCACTTATGATCAAAACTCGCGCGGATGCAGACTTATTTTATAATCAAATTAGCCAATCTGGGGCACAGCTTTTATCAACCCTTACAGAAGGTGTTCATTTACATACAGTTGAAGCGGACCAACTAAGCCAAATTCAGAAGGTATCTGAGTTATTAAGAAATGAAGGGATATTGCTTGAAGAAAGTTAA
- the pheA gene encoding prephenate dehydratase produces the protein MKVGFLGPKGTFTEMAARALFPDEELVPCQTIPLSMDKVSSNELDLTVVPIENTIEGSVNITLDYLIHKQRLPIIAGVTVTIAQQFLMHPIQIEKGNQPERVLSHPQALAQCHDFLKETYENAPVEYTNSTASAAEWLATNPAEPVACIANELAAKEYGLTVVHKDIQDYSSNRTRFLVLGRQGEQHTVTAPYIISDRTTLMITLPEDYTGALHQVLSAFAWRKLNLSKIESRPTKTGLGNYYFVIDIDQKMDDTLIPGAISELEVLGCKVELLGSYTCYSLTDLTKKS, from the coding sequence ATGAAAGTCGGGTTTTTAGGGCCAAAAGGAACATTTACAGAAATGGCTGCAAGAGCATTATTTCCAGATGAAGAACTAGTTCCTTGTCAAACGATTCCACTAAGTATGGACAAGGTTTCATCAAATGAGCTAGATCTAACTGTTGTTCCAATCGAAAATACAATAGAAGGTTCTGTAAATATTACGTTAGATTATTTAATCCATAAACAGCGATTACCAATTATTGCAGGGGTAACGGTTACGATTGCTCAGCAGTTCCTCATGCACCCCATACAGATTGAAAAGGGGAATCAGCCTGAACGAGTGCTCTCACATCCGCAAGCATTAGCTCAATGTCATGATTTCTTAAAAGAGACGTATGAGAATGCACCAGTTGAGTATACAAACTCAACGGCTTCTGCTGCAGAGTGGCTTGCGACGAATCCTGCTGAGCCTGTGGCCTGTATTGCAAATGAACTTGCTGCAAAGGAGTATGGACTAACAGTTGTCCATAAGGATATCCAAGATTATAGTAGTAACCGTACACGATTTTTAGTGCTCGGACGCCAAGGTGAACAGCATACCGTCACAGCTCCATACATAATCAGTGATCGAACAACACTTATGATTACTTTACCAGAGGATTATACAGGGGCACTTCACCAAGTCTTATCAGCTTTTGCATGGCGTAAGCTTAATTTATCAAAAATTGAGTCCAGACCCACCAAAACTGGCTTAGGCAATTATTATTTTGTTATTGATATTGATCAAAAAATGGACGACACCTTAATCCCAGGAGCCATCTCAGAGCTTGAAGTATTAGGCTGTAAAGTAGAACTGCTCGGTAGTTATACCTGTTATTCCTTAACGGATCTCACGAAAAAAAGCTGA
- a CDS encoding ACT domain-containing protein, producing MSARRFFLIREDILTDAMIKTLEAKSMLQSGEAKKINEAAQKVGLSRSAFYKYKDGIFPFHAMAKEKIVTLSINLLDRAGTLSELLTIVSGTGANILTINQTIPLQGRAHITLSIDTAPITMQLDELFEQMKKLKAVEKVELAGSG from the coding sequence ATGTCAGCGAGACGGTTCTTCCTTATTAGAGAAGATATATTAACAGATGCAATGATCAAAACGTTAGAAGCAAAGTCTATGCTGCAATCAGGCGAAGCAAAAAAGATCAACGAAGCAGCTCAGAAGGTTGGTCTAAGCCGGAGTGCGTTTTATAAATATAAAGACGGCATATTTCCTTTTCACGCCATGGCTAAAGAAAAGATTGTGACGTTGTCGATCAATTTATTAGATAGAGCAGGGACACTGTCTGAATTATTAACGATTGTTTCGGGTACAGGGGCGAATATTTTAACAATTAATCAAACCATTCCCCTTCAAGGAAGAGCTCATATCACGCTATCAATTGATACGGCGCCAATTACTATGCAGTTAGATGAACTATTTGAACAAATGAAAAAGCTCAAGGCAGTTGAAAAAGTAGAACTTGCTGGATCGGGTTGA
- a CDS encoding Spo0B domain-containing protein codes for MSQHDELLSTIKHTRHDWLNTIQLIKGNLALGHYKRIEEIIEQITQKSISESKLCNIHAPELSLFLIGYNWTSQKVDMNYEVIGEVKSLKDWAEPLYLLVRAIMDHLDRSSSFTSENSVMITFNFVEEICSLTFRFVGKTELKEADWQGIINRTTDSGLKGSLLHQDRYECVFTILIKEA; via the coding sequence ATGAGCCAACATGATGAGCTTTTATCAACAATTAAACATACACGACATGATTGGTTAAATACCATACAACTGATAAAAGGGAATTTAGCTCTTGGTCATTATAAACGTATCGAAGAAATAATTGAGCAGATTACTCAAAAATCAATCTCTGAAAGCAAATTGTGTAATATACATGCACCTGAACTAAGTTTATTCTTGATTGGTTATAACTGGACTAGTCAAAAAGTAGACATGAATTATGAAGTAATAGGCGAAGTGAAATCCCTAAAAGATTGGGCAGAGCCTCTTTATTTGCTTGTACGTGCGATTATGGATCATCTAGATCGATCGTCTTCTTTTACTTCTGAGAACAGTGTAATGATTACTTTCAACTTTGTGGAGGAAATCTGTTCACTAACGTTTAGGTTTGTAGGAAAAACAGAGCTAAAAGAAGCCGATTGGCAAGGTATAATCAACCGAACAACGGATTCTGGTTTGAAAGGTTCATTGCTACATCAGGATCGGTATGAGTGTGTATTTACTATATTAATAAAAGAAGCGTGA
- a CDS encoding YrzI family small protein gives MNVHFIFFTIIIKKRTYSEAELRELAYHQQIVEEIETNRTKYFMHIR, from the coding sequence ATGAACGTACACTTTATATTTTTTACAATTATAATTAAAAAACGAACGTATTCAGAAGCTGAACTTAGAGAATTAGCTTATCATCAGCAGATTGTTGAAGAAATTGAAACAAATCGCACAAAATACTTTATGCACATTCGTTAA